One window of Channa argus isolate prfri chromosome 4, Channa argus male v1.0, whole genome shotgun sequence genomic DNA carries:
- the ndufa9a gene encoding NADH dehydrogenase [ubiquinone] 1 alpha subcomplex subunit 9, mitochondrial — MATVVLVSRPVSVLPKISSRCSPPVLSTVSASAVQQRKLHHVVIPKGKGGRSSSSGIAATVFGATGFLGRYVVNRLGRMGSQIVIPHRCDQYDIMYLKPMGDLGQIIFMEWDARNKDSIKRALEHSNVVINLLGREWETRNFRFEDVFVTIPQQIAKAAREAGITKFVHMSHLNADVRSPSKYLRNKAVGETAVRDEFPDAIILKPSEMFGREDRFFNYYANMRWFGSAVPLIALGKKTVKQPVHVVDVAKAIINTVRDPDANGKTYALVGPNRYLLRDLVEYIYAVAHRPFVPYPLPRPLYQLAARFFSLNPFEPWTTPDKVDRFHTTDMKYPGLPGLEDLGITPSSVEQKAIEILRRHRRFRYLEADLDETKPAKTVNY, encoded by the exons ATGGCGACCGTGGTGCTGGTTAGCCGTCCTGTGAGTGTCCTTCCAAAGATTTCAA GCCGCTGCTCTCCTCCTGTACTGTCAACTGTCTCAGCATCTGCAGTCCAGCAGAGGAAGCTGCACCATGTTGTCATCCCCAAAGGGAAAGGAGGACGCTCCTCTTCCAGTGGAATAGCAGCCACTGTATTTGGTGCCACAGGTTTTCTGGGTCGATATGTTGTCAATAGGCTGG GTCGGATGGGCTCCCAAATTGTAATCCCTCATCGCTGTGATCAGTATGACATCATGTACCTAAAGCCCATGGGTGATCTTGGACAAATCATTTTCATG GAGTGGGATGCCAGGAACAAAGACTCCATCAAACGGGCTTTAGAGCACTCTAATGTCGTCATCAACCTATTGGGCAGAGAGTGGGAGACGAG GAACTTTCGCTTTGAGGATGTCTTTGTGACAATCCCTCAGCAGATTGCCAAGGCAGCTAGAGAGGCAGGCATCACCAAGTTTGTCCACATGTCTCACCTCAACGCTGACGTACGCAGTCCGTCCAAATACCTGAGGAACAAG GCTGTAGGAGAGACTGCCGTGAGAGATGAATTTCCTGATGCTATTATCTTGAAACCCTCTGAGATGTTCGGGAGGGAGGACAGATTCTTCAACTATTATGCAA ACATGCGCTGGTTTGGCAGTGCTGTTCCCCTTATTGCCCTGGGGAAGAAGACAGTGAAGCAGCCTGTTCAC GTGGTTGACGTAGCCAAGGCTATCATCAATACTGTGAGAGATCCTGATGCCAACGGAAAGACTTATGCGTTAGTTGG TCCCAACCGTTACCTCCTTCGTGACCTGGTGGAGTACATCTATGCGGTGGCACACAGGCCTTTTGTGCCCTATCCTCTTCCGCGCCCGCTCTATCA ACTTGCCGCTCGTTTTTTCTCATTGAACCCATTTGAGCCATGGACAACTCCAGATAAAGTCGACAGA TTTCACACAACAGACATGAAGTACCCAGGACTTCCTGGTCTGGAGGACCTCGGTATCACTCCTTCCTCTGTAGAACAAAAGGCTATTGAAATTCTGCGTCGTCACCGTCGGTTCCGTTACCTGGAAGCAGACCTGGATGAGACAAAGCCTGCCAAGACAGTAAACTATTAA